Proteins from a genomic interval of Rattus norvegicus strain BN/NHsdMcwi chromosome 2, GRCr8, whole genome shotgun sequence:
- the LOC120100937 gene encoding uncharacterized protein LOC120100937, which produces MESSEVMFSVVLFIFSVWELGSQTVKVWELGSLTVKGWELGSLTVKVWELGSLTVKVWELGSLTVKVWELGSLTVKIWELGSLTVKVWELGSLTVKVWELGSLTVKVWELGSLTVKVWELGSLTVKVWELGSLTVKVWELGSLTVKGWELGSLTVKVWELGSLTVKVWELGSLTVKIWELGSLTVKVWELGSLTVKVWELGSLTVKVWELGSLTVKVWELGSLTVKVWELGSLTVRVWELGSLTVKVWELGSLTVKGWELGSLTVKGWELGSLTVKDSVPFFWKNFFHSPGSKEEGSIRVTSSRTLGI; this is translated from the exons GTCTGGGAGCTGGGGTCACAAACTGTGAAGGTCTGGGAGCTGGGGTCACTAACTGTGAAGGGCTGGGAGCTGGGGTCACTAACTGTGAAGGTCTGGGAGCTGGGGTCACTAACTGTGAAGGTCTGGGAGCTGGGGTCCCTAACTGTGAAGGTCTGGGAGCTGGGGTCACTAACTGTGAAGATCTGGGAGCTGGGGTCCCTAACTGTGAAGGTCTGGGAGCTGGGGTCACTAACTGTGAAGGTCTGGGAGCTGGGGTCACTAACTGTGAAGGTCTGGGAGCTGGGGTCACTAACTGTGAAGGTCTGGGAGCTGGGGTCACTAACTGTGAAGGTCTGGGAGCTGGGGTCCCTAACTGTGAAGGTCTGGGAGCTGGGGTCACTAACTGTGAAGGGCTGGGAGCTGGGGTCACTAACTGTGAAGGTCTGGGAGCTGGGGTCCCTAACTGTGAAGGTCTGGGAGCTGGGGTCACTAACTGTGAAGATCTGGGAGCTGGGGTCCCTAACTGTGAAGGTCTGGGAGCTGGGGTCCCTAACTGTGAAGGTCTGGGAGCTGGGGTCACTAACTGTGAAGGTCTGGGAGCTGGGGTCACTAACTGTGAAGGTCTGGGAGCTGGGGTCACTAACTGTGAAGGTCTGGGAGCTGGGGTCCCTAACTGTGAGGGTCTGGGAGCTGGGGTCCCTAACTGTGAAGGTCTGGGAGCTGGGATCCCTAACTGTGAAGGGCTGGGAGCTGGGGTCACTAACTGTGAAGGGCTGGGAGCTGGGGTCACTAACTGTGAAG GATTCTGTTCCATTCTTCTGGAAAAATTTCTTCCACTCACCTGGATCCAAGGAAGAAGGCTCCATCCGTGTGACATCTTCCCGAACCCTGG